From one Rhodamnia argentea isolate NSW1041297 chromosome 1, ASM2092103v1, whole genome shotgun sequence genomic stretch:
- the LOC115730282 gene encoding D-cysteine desulfhydrase 2, mitochondrial isoform X7: protein MKLQRLPITMSRGFHSHAHLPRGPQGISEAKLGCEEFLVKLLDRRWTLVSPDTKIQQIMLPPERIKDEDGPLKDKSWFNMPNPLLGDQITDNSGPDSSFYVVRDDLLHPLVNGNKARKLDAVLPLLEDHSVTDVVTCGGCQSAHAAAVAVSCAERGLRSHLLLRGEQPDILTGYNLISTMYGNVKYVPRSVYANREETLKTHASSVAGKNGCVLSLTDILEAPLTKQSISSSHPISTSMDDWRSLGNFSRKVVVMNEGAGDSIALLGVIRLVHYLSQSHLLGKEKAMKFVVDAGTGTTAVGLGLGAIYFGLPWKITAVMLADTLDNYRERERRLISDFKRHFRFDLDHALREIDRGVVNWVERYHPRKL from the exons ATGAAGCTTCAACGTCTACCTATAACCATGTCACGTGGGTTTCACTCTCATGCCCATCTTCCTCGCGGCCCTCAG GGGATTTCCGAAGCCAAACTGGGTTGCGAAGAATTCCTTGTGAAACTCCTTGACCGAAGGTGGACATTGGTCAGCCCAGATACTAAAATCCAGCAGATAATGTTGCCTCCTGAGCGAATCAAAGACGAAGATGGGCCACTTAAGGATAAGTCCTGGTTTAACATGCCAAATCCATTATTGGGTGATCAAATCACAGATAACAGTGGTCCAGACTCTTCATTCTATGTCGTCAGGGATGACTTGCTCCATCCTCTAGTCAATGGCAATAAAGCGAGGAAGCTGGACGCAGTGCTTCCTCTTCTCGAGGATCACTCAGTGACTGATGTG GTGACATGTGGAGGATGTCAAAGTGCGCATGCAGCAGCTGTTG CTGTTTCATGTGCAGAACGAGGACTAAGATCACATTTGCTTCTAAGAGGAGAGCAGCCTGATATTTTGACTGGATATAACCTGATTTCAACAATGTATGGAAATGTCAAATATGTGCCCAGGTCTGTTTATGCCAATAGAGAAGAAACTCTAAAGACCCATGCAAGTTCAGTGGCGGGTAAAAATGGATGCGTTCTTTCACTGACTGATATTCTTGAAGCTCCTTTGACCAAGCAAAGCATTAGCTCTTCCCATCCTATATCAACTTCAATGGACGACTGGAGAAGCTTAGGAAACTTCTCGAGGAAGGTCGTTGTCATGAATGAAGGAGCAGGAGATTCTATAGCATTATTAG GTGTCATTCGCTTGGTACATTACTTATCTCAAAGTCACTTGCTCGGGAAAGAGAAAGCCATGAAATTCGTCGTAGATGCTGGTACAGGGACTACGGCTGTTGGTCTAGGACTTGGAGCCATATATTTTGG GCTCCCCTGGAAAATCACTGCTGTGATGCTGGCTGATACACTTGATAACTACAGAGAACGGGAGAGAAGGTTGATCTCTGACTTCAAGAGGCACTTCAGATTTGATCTTGATCACGCCTTGCGAGAAATTGACAGGGGAGTAGTGAACTGGGTGGAGCGATACCATCCGAGAAA
- the LOC115730282 gene encoding D-cysteine desulfhydrase 2, mitochondrial isoform X6, with amino-acid sequence MKLQRLPITMSRGFHSHAHLPRGPQGISEAKLGCEEFLVKLLDRRWTLVSPDTKIQQIMLPPERIKDEDGPLKDKSWFNMPNPLLGDQITDNSGPDSSFYVVRDDLLHPLVNGNKARKLDAVLPLLEDHSVTDVVTCGGCQSAHAAAVAVSCAERGLRSHLLLRGEQPDILTGYNLISTMYGNVKYVPRSVYANREETLKTHASSVAGKNGCVLSLTDILEAPLTKQSISSSHPISTSMDDWRSLGNFSRKVVVMNEGAGDSIALLGVIRLVHYLSQSHLLGKEKAMKFVVDAGTGTTAVGLGLGAIYFGLPWKITAVMLADTLDNYRERERRLISDFKRHFRFDLDHALREIDRGVVNWVERYHPRKADGPYPDVADFSGKIDTL; translated from the exons ATGAAGCTTCAACGTCTACCTATAACCATGTCACGTGGGTTTCACTCTCATGCCCATCTTCCTCGCGGCCCTCAG GGGATTTCCGAAGCCAAACTGGGTTGCGAAGAATTCCTTGTGAAACTCCTTGACCGAAGGTGGACATTGGTCAGCCCAGATACTAAAATCCAGCAGATAATGTTGCCTCCTGAGCGAATCAAAGACGAAGATGGGCCACTTAAGGATAAGTCCTGGTTTAACATGCCAAATCCATTATTGGGTGATCAAATCACAGATAACAGTGGTCCAGACTCTTCATTCTATGTCGTCAGGGATGACTTGCTCCATCCTCTAGTCAATGGCAATAAAGCGAGGAAGCTGGACGCAGTGCTTCCTCTTCTCGAGGATCACTCAGTGACTGATGTG GTGACATGTGGAGGATGTCAAAGTGCGCATGCAGCAGCTGTTG CTGTTTCATGTGCAGAACGAGGACTAAGATCACATTTGCTTCTAAGAGGAGAGCAGCCTGATATTTTGACTGGATATAACCTGATTTCAACAATGTATGGAAATGTCAAATATGTGCCCAGGTCTGTTTATGCCAATAGAGAAGAAACTCTAAAGACCCATGCAAGTTCAGTGGCGGGTAAAAATGGATGCGTTCTTTCACTGACTGATATTCTTGAAGCTCCTTTGACCAAGCAAAGCATTAGCTCTTCCCATCCTATATCAACTTCAATGGACGACTGGAGAAGCTTAGGAAACTTCTCGAGGAAGGTCGTTGTCATGAATGAAGGAGCAGGAGATTCTATAGCATTATTAG GTGTCATTCGCTTGGTACATTACTTATCTCAAAGTCACTTGCTCGGGAAAGAGAAAGCCATGAAATTCGTCGTAGATGCTGGTACAGGGACTACGGCTGTTGGTCTAGGACTTGGAGCCATATATTTTGG GCTCCCCTGGAAAATCACTGCTGTGATGCTGGCTGATACACTTGATAACTACAGAGAACGGGAGAGAAGGTTGATCTCTGACTTCAAGAGGCACTTCAGATTTGATCTTGATCACGCCTTGCGAGAAATTGACAGGGGAGTAGTGAACTGGGTGGAGCGATACCATCCGAGAAA